Within the Chloroflexota bacterium genome, the region CCCACCCGCCCGCTCGCAGGACGGACGTGTAGCTTACGCACGTTGGCCGAAAGCGCGGTTGACGCCTTACACGGCGCCCGCAGCGGGATTCGCTCGTATGCTATAATCCCTCTATGTCCGATTTACCGACAATTCGCTGTAGCATCGGCATCACAGCTTATAACGAGGAGAAGAACATTGGCCGCCTGCTCGATGCGCTGCGCGAGCAGGAGCTGCTGCACGTCGTTATCGGCGAGATCATCGTCGTTGCCAGCGGCTGCACCGACGGCACCGTGGATGTGGTGCGCGCCCGCATGGCGACCGACCCGCGCGTCAAGCTCTTTACGCAGGAGAAGCGCGAGGGCAAGACCTCTGCGATCAACGTCTTCCTGGCCAACGCGCACGAAGAGATCTGCGTGCTGGAAAGCGCCGACACGCTGCCCCGCTCCGATACCATCGAAAACCTCGTCAAGCCGTTCTTTGACTCGAAGATCGGCATGACCGGCGCGCAGAAAGTCGCCGCCAACACGCCCGACCACATCATCGGCTACTTCTCGCACCTGCGCCTGAAGCTGGAGCATTCGCTCTGCCTCGAAATCCCGCGCCTCGGCGAGTTGATTGCCTTCCGCAAGGTGCTGGACGGCATCCCGCGCGACGTCTCCATGGACGAAGCGTTTGTCGAGGCGATCGTCATCCAGCGCGGCCTCGAAGTGCGCTACGCGCCTGATGCCGTCGTGTTCAGCATGGGCCCGCAGACCGTCAACGACTTCATCGTGCAGCGCCGGCGCAACTACGCCGGGCACCTGCACCTGCGCCACAAATACGGCTATCGCGTCTCGTCGCTGGACTCGGGCCGCGTCATGCGGCTGGCGTTCGAGGAGATCTGGGGTGCGGTGCGACTGATCGGCGTGCTGGGTGTGCTGGCGACGGTGGAGTTCTGGGCGCGCCTGCTCGGCACCTACGACTACTATTTCCGCGGCCGCAAGCACGAAGTCTGGGAGATTGCCAAGACGACCAAGCAGTTCGATGCCGACCCGGCGCAGGCGGCCACCGATTCTCCCGGCGAACTGGGCAAAGGAGCGGCCCGATGACCATACGCGAAGCGCCGCTGATGCGGCTCCAAATGACCTACGACGAGTATCGCCGCTGGGCCACGGAAGACGTCCTCGCTGAATGGATCGATGGAGAGGTCTTCGTCCATATGCCGCCTAAAGAGATCCACCAACGCATGGTCAAGTTTCTGGAGCG harbors:
- a CDS encoding glycosyltransferase translates to MSDLPTIRCSIGITAYNEEKNIGRLLDALREQELLHVVIGEIIVVASGCTDGTVDVVRARMATDPRVKLFTQEKREGKTSAINVFLANAHEEICVLESADTLPRSDTIENLVKPFFDSKIGMTGAQKVAANTPDHIIGYFSHLRLKLEHSLCLEIPRLGELIAFRKVLDGIPRDVSMDEAFVEAIVIQRGLEVRYAPDAVVFSMGPQTVNDFIVQRRRNYAGHLHLRHKYGYRVSSLDSGRVMRLAFEEIWGAVRLIGVLGVLATVEFWARLLGTYDYYFRGRKHEVWEIAKTTKQFDADPAQAATDSPGELGKGAAR